DNA sequence from the Streptomyces sp. CA-210063 genome:
CAGCGGCACGCTCGCCGACGGCGCCACCTGGATCGCCGATGTGCCGGAGAACTGGAACGGCACCCTGATCGTCTTCAGCCACGGCTTCGGCGCCAGGGCCGCCCAGAACGCCCCCCGCGAGGCCGTACGCCTGCGCCTCCTCGAAGAGGGCTACGCGCTCACCGGCTCCTCCTACGACGTGAGCGAGACCCTCTGGGGCCTGGAGAGCGCGGAGCGCGACCAGGTCGCCACCATCGCGGCGGTCACCGAGAAGATCGGCGAACCCACCCGCACCCTCGCCATGGGCCAGTCCATGGGCGGACTGGTCAACGCGCAGCTCGCCCGCTCCGGGGCCGGCGGGATCGACGGCGCCCTGGGCCTGTGCGGCCTCGTGGCCGGTGCCAACGACCTGCACGGCTACCAGCTCGACGCCGAGTACACGATCGCCCGACTGCTGCTCCCCGACACACCTGTGAAGCTGGTGGACTTCGCCTCCGAGGCCGAGGGCGCCACCACCGGCCAGCAGCTCACCGACGCCGTCGTCGCCGCGCAGAAGACTCCCGAGGGCCGCGCACGTATCGCCCTCGCCGCCGCCTACCTCAACCTGCCCGCCTGGGCCCCCGGCAAGGACCGCCCCGCCGCCGGCGACTGGGAGGAGCAGCAGGCCCAGCAGTACGACTGGTTCGCACAAGGCATCCTCAGCCGCGTCGAGGGCGCCCGCTACCACGTCGAGAAGGCCCTCGGCGGCAACAACTCCGGGAACAAGGGCATCGACTACGCCCGCCTGCTGTCCACGTCCCAGCACGCGCCCCTGGTCAAGGCCCTGTACCGAGAGGCCGGCCTCGACCTCCGGGCCGACCTCGAGAACCTGACCGCCAACGCGAAGATCAAGGCCGACCCGTCCGCCGTCGCCACCGGCGAACGCACCTCCTCCGCCGGCCAGGGCCTCGCCGTCCCCCTCCTCGACATCCACACCACCGCCGACGACCTCGTCCCCGTCGAACAGGAGAACCGCTTCGCCGACCGCGTCCGCGCCTCCGGCGACGGCCCCCTGCTCCGCCAGGCCTACGTCGAGCGCCAGGGCCACTGCACCTTCACCACCGCCGAGACCGTCTCCGCCCTCCACGCCCTGGAGTCCCGCCTCGACACCGGCCGCTGGGGCGCCTCCGCGACCCCGGGCGCCCTCCAGACCGCCGCCCTCGCCCTCGGCCTCGACGGCGCGGCCTACGTCCCGTACCACCCGGCGGAGCTGACGATCGGGCGACGCCTGTAGGACACCGTGCGCCCGCGCCCCGAAAGGGGCGCGGGGACCGCGCGAGCAACCACGCACCACCCGCGGCCGCCCCACATGAACGCCCCCACGGCGAACAGGCGCCCAGCCGCCCCGAAGCCCCGGCCGCACAGGCGTTCCGGCCAACCGTCGGAGACTGTCGGTGCGCTCCGTTACGGTTCGTGCATGGCTGCCCGTACGAAGACCGCGAAGGACCGGCCGTCCTACCGCTGCACAGAGTGCGGCTGGCAGACGGCCAAGTGGCTCGGCCGCTGCCCCGAATGCCAGGCATGGGGCACGGTCGAGGAGTACGGCGCGCCCGCGGTCCGTACGACGGCCCCCGGCCGGGTCACCACCTCCGCCGTCCCCATCGGCCAGGTCGACGGCCGCCAGGCCGCGGCCCGCACCACCGGCGTCCCGGAACTCGACCGGGTCCTCGGCGGCGGCCTCGTCCCCGGCGCCGTCGCCCTCCTCGCCGGCGAACCCGGCGTGGGCAAGTCCACCCTCCTCCTCGACGTCGCGGCCAAATCCGCGAGCGCCGAACACCCGACGCTCTACGTGACGGGCGAGGAGTCCGCCAGCCAGGTCCGCCTACGGGCCGACCGCATCAACGCCCTCCACGACCACCTCTACCTGGCCGCCGAGACCGACCTCGCCGCCGTGCTCGGCCACTTGGACGCGGTCAAACCGTCCCTCCTGATCCTCGACTCGGTCCAGACGGTCGCCTCCCCGGAGATCGACGGCGCCCCCGGCGGCATGGCCCAGGTCCGCGAGGTCGCCGGCGCCCTCATCCGCGCCTCCAAGGACCGCGGCATGTCGACACTCCTCGTGGGCCATGTCACCAAGGACGGCGCGATCGCCGGCCCACGCCTGCTGGAGCACCTCGTCGACGTGGTCCTGCACTTCGAGGGCGACCGCCACGCCCGCCTCCGCCTGGTCCGCGGCGTCAAGAACCGCTACGGCGCGACGGACGAGGTCGGCTGCTTCGAGCTGCACGACGAGGGCATCACCGGTCTCACCGACCCCAGCGGCCTCTTCCTCACCCGCCGCGACGAACCGGTCCCGGGCACCTGCCTGACGGTGACCCTGGAGGGCCGCCGCCCCCTGGTCGCGGAAGTGCAGTCGCTCACAGTCGACTCGCAGCTCCCCTCCCCCCGCCGTACGACGTCCGGCCTGGAGACCTCCCGCGTCTCGATGATGCTCGCG
Encoded proteins:
- a CDS encoding alpha/beta hydrolase codes for the protein MPARTRRSTPRTLAALAAAVVLSLTSASVSTASPQTAATAASTAERLSGTLADGATWIADVPENWNGTLIVFSHGFGARAAQNAPREAVRLRLLEEGYALTGSSYDVSETLWGLESAERDQVATIAAVTEKIGEPTRTLAMGQSMGGLVNAQLARSGAGGIDGALGLCGLVAGANDLHGYQLDAEYTIARLLLPDTPVKLVDFASEAEGATTGQQLTDAVVAAQKTPEGRARIALAAAYLNLPAWAPGKDRPAAGDWEEQQAQQYDWFAQGILSRVEGARYHVEKALGGNNSGNKGIDYARLLSTSQHAPLVKALYREAGLDLRADLENLTANAKIKADPSAVATGERTSSAGQGLAVPLLDIHTTADDLVPVEQENRFADRVRASGDGPLLRQAYVERQGHCTFTTAETVSALHALESRLDTGRWGASATPGALQTAALALGLDGAAYVPYHPAELTIGRRL
- the radA gene encoding DNA repair protein RadA, which encodes MAARTKTAKDRPSYRCTECGWQTAKWLGRCPECQAWGTVEEYGAPAVRTTAPGRVTTSAVPIGQVDGRQAAARTTGVPELDRVLGGGLVPGAVALLAGEPGVGKSTLLLDVAAKSASAEHPTLYVTGEESASQVRLRADRINALHDHLYLAAETDLAAVLGHLDAVKPSLLILDSVQTVASPEIDGAPGGMAQVREVAGALIRASKDRGMSTLLVGHVTKDGAIAGPRLLEHLVDVVLHFEGDRHARLRLVRGVKNRYGATDEVGCFELHDEGITGLTDPSGLFLTRRDEPVPGTCLTVTLEGRRPLVAEVQSLTVDSQLPSPRRTTSGLETSRVSMMLAVLEQRGRISALGKRDIYSATVGGVKLSEPAADLAIALALASAATDTPLPKNLVAIGEVGLAGEVRRVTGVQRRLSEAHRLGFTHALVPSDPGKVPPGMKVLEVADMGDALRVLPRSRRREAPRDEEDRR